One Ranitomeya variabilis isolate aRanVar5 chromosome 5, aRanVar5.hap1, whole genome shotgun sequence DNA window includes the following coding sequences:
- the LOC143773421 gene encoding uncharacterized protein LOC143773421, which produces MEFVRNMERRRLIKPQDILATLQSIPEDESESELQEHVFDSDSDEDFIPQNISSESEDSEGTNPEDIPSTSTGDRAHAVMLPRDHPPGRGQKKSAKRPRNERTTDNDGGEGNATTNTREGESEGILVSADGIQWKPVEIGQHLPGRRDSQNILREAPGPTGYARRNIIIDSPLSAWRLFFDSYILTHIKNCTLAEACRNNNLQFTLSVEELDAFIAIFYARGISAFKGGKTATFSNLGDLANFLGTFELPMTDLPDWPSSPQLPDIPPRWLKAQHSKQRKKHDSSSDKT; this is translated from the exons atggaatttgtgaggaatatggagagaagacgtttgataaagcctcaggatattctggctactttgcaatccataccggaggatgaatcggaatccgaattgcaggaacatgtatttgattctgacagtgatgaagatttcattcctcagaacatatcaagtgaatctgaagactcagaaggaacaaatccagaag atattccaagcacatcaactggggatcgggctcatgcagttatgttgcctcgtgaccatcctcctggtcgtggacagaaaaaatcagcaaaacgtcccagaaatgaaagaacaacagataacgatggcggcgaaggtaatgcaacaacaaacaccagagaaggcgaatctgaaggaatactagtttcagcggatggtattcaatggaaacctgttgaaattggacaacacttgcctggtaggcgtgacagccaaaatattcttcgagaagcacctggccctacaggatacgccagaagaaatatcattatcgatagtcctttgagcgcatggcgtttattttttgattcatatatattgacacatataaagaactgtacgcttgcagaagcatgcaggaacaataatttacagtttactctatctgttgaggagctagatgcattcattgcgatattctatgctcgtggaatatctg CCTTTAAAGGAGGGAAAACAGCCACATTTAGTAACTTGGGTGATTTAGCCAACTTCCTGGGTACTTTTGAGTTACCAATGACTGACCTGCCTGACTGGCCAAGCTCTCCTCAACTTCCAGATATACCACCGAGATGGCTAAAGGCCCAACACTCCAAACAACGCAAGAAACATGACTCCTCTTCCGACAAGACCTGA